Within Vicia villosa cultivar HV-30 ecotype Madison, WI linkage group LG1, Vvil1.0, whole genome shotgun sequence, the genomic segment aaaacttggAGAGAAACTCTCCCCACACGTACAGCttcctttttttgtttaattcttttttcatttattttatttttttatataaacaaattataatataacaaaataaagagaaaagagTGGAATTGACTTTTTCAAAGTTAATTTCTAACCATTTAAATTATGACCAGTGGCATggcatttgttaaaaaaaataacaacaaacaaACCAACATACAACACACAATTGAAATATCAGAAGAAAAAAACGATTtaccttcttcttcctctttcacTTTTCTCACTCTCACTTCGCAATCGGAAAGGGGCGGATGATGATGGTACAGCGGCGGATCCGTAGTGGCTGTTCGGGTGGGGGTCATGGCGCCGGAAATCTACCGTGAGAACGTGTTGATGTGTGGAGTGGATCTGACGGTGCTGCTCGGTCTCGACGCAAGCTTTATTGTTGTCGCGTGCGTAGATCGGCGTGGAGCgtccttctccttcttctccgATTATTGCGTGCGGATGCTGTTTGATAACCTGTAGACAAATTAGAAACAACAACAGTAATAAAGACACACTTGTAACCGCGACGACGGTGATTTTAGTTCTGTTTCGATCGAATCCCTTTTTTGTTATTTGGTGTTTTAATTACTGTGATGTGTTTGTGTTGTGAGttgtaatatattttattttaaaggtgAATTTTTGTAGAggttgatggtgaattgatggtaAAGTTTATAGGATGGCTAGTATGTACATGATGAGTACTTGTTACTGTACAGGTTGTGGTTCACATTTGGTATGGAGATTAAGGCTTGAATGGAGTATGTGGGTTTGCACGTGAAAGTGAGAGTGTAGGTTAGATTTGAAGGTCAATGGAGGATTGGTTGTAAAATGGTAGAAAAATGTTATGAAATGGTGATGATAGTGTGAGTAGTAGAAACATGTGTAAAAAGGttagaaattgttttttttttttgtccccCTATGTACGTGAGAATCATGTATTATATGATGAAAGTGAGGATCTTTGAATTCAATGTAAATTGGAAATATTTGGAAAGAAAATGATTTCTTCTTAATTgtaatgaattttgaatttgatttagaGTCTTTATTTGGTATAAATTTTTTCTTGAATTTAAActtaaatagtaataataacattataaaagtaatttaaatCATAATAACTATAAAACTAAAAACGAAATAAtatctaataattatttttggtgattttttgaattaaaatggcaaaaagtttaaaaaaacatttttttaaataataaataaattaaatacgaaaaaaaatatttaaataataaaaaaaacttatttttgtgatttttgaatattttaaaacagaaataaagttagtaacaaataaaaaaaaaaatgtcaAATGTGGGATTCGAATTCAAGACCTCTCGCTTGTGTACCTCTTACCCTCAAAGCCTTACCAATTGTGTCATGTCacttaatcgaaataaaatgacatttgtaattatatgagggcaaattttggggtatgacaccagcgCTTTCAccaaaaagcgctttagtaggggtgctgctaaaagacaaatttggcatagtgaacACCCCATATTCGCTGCATCTCACAACTCTGAGAGGAATACGACAATCGTCTCTATCGTCGAGATTTCGTTTTCGGTCGCAGAATCACCATCCTCTTGGTTGTGTTTCAGATCAGCCAAGATCCATCACAAGTTAATCCTTTTTCTGCAAAACTGTTGCGGTTATAACCTGTCAAACAAAAGCATCACGAACGTAaggtattttttggattttgaatcatgagttttctttgttttgttttattcattggaattttttttatttttttggtatttGAATCAAGGGTTATTCGTAAGTTTTTACGAGGTTGTTCGAGGAAGAAATGGATGCTTTGAAAGAGTAGGTTCGGCACTATGTCGCTGTTGGTTCGAGGAAATCAATCAACAATGGCTGCACAAATAAGTACTTCTCAGGTAGCGAATTAAGAATTTACGTTAACATTACAACAAGCTTTAGTTTTTGAGGTTTGGATTCTTTATCGTCGCGGTTTTGCACTTACAGCCTCTATCGAAGATTCTGGACATTTTATGTTGTATCTTTTTCTGATATTTCTGTAAAATTGTTTACCTTTCATCACAATAGAATCCTGCTCAAATGCAGTATCTTTAGGCTTTACCATTGTTGATCAATGCACTAAGCATGATATAGCTTCAAATCTTCTAAAATCTGGAACTGGTGAGTACTTTTATGCATACTCACTCTCCTCGAAATAGGTGATTTTCGTAATTATTTTGTCAATAAATAACCTTCATTTATTTTGTATCGAGTGTTGTTACACTCATGTTGCAATATCAGTTGTTGGTATTGCTTCTGCTATTGCAGTAGTTGCGGCTTCAATAGCATCATCTGAAAATCATGATGCCAAACAAAAGAACCCTACTATGATGGATCATATTTTGCATTTGTTGCATTGCATTTATATTTATACATGACCAACTTATCCTTGTGGTCATTAgtgtatttttatgttattttttagtTAGCTGGTTAATGGTTACATTGTTGTACAAGCTGCATATAATTGTGTATTTGTATTATTGATTTTTTGATAAACAAAAATCAAGCCTTCAGCTCAAACACACAATGTATAACAATTTACAGGTTCAAACTGTCATTTAATTGAGTTGTCCTTTTTGGATTAATAGGCTACTGGAGTTAAATTTTCACTAAGGAGGGACTGTTTCATCAAGCATAGAAATCAGGTGAAGTGGAAGGTCAACAGAGGAACAGAAGGTGTAAAATGATATGCATATGGCCATTTTCATTTCCCTTCCAAGTGATTATGCTGGAGCTGTTTTTTCTAAAATTTGCAAACAATTAATAATTACCTTGCATGTGTTTTGATTGATGTCCAACAATGCTATGCAATGTGGGTAGTGTGTATAATATGTTGTGTAGAAGAAAGAGAACGTTGCAAATGGTAGAAGAAAAAAGTTTGTGTGGTGCAAAGTTAGATTTTGAGAAGGTGCAAGATCAATAAAATGTGTAAAAGTACTATAGTATTTCAAAATTAGATAAATGCAAATGCACCTGAGACTTTCCTTGCTCCGCTCTTGCTTATTGGCGTGTATTAACAGCACTACTTTTAAATTCCAACCCATTTTAATTGGCAATCGTTAGTTGCATATCCATATAAATTTAAGGCATTTTGATTGCATATCCAAATATTATTATTACCTTCAAAAaggcattttttaaataaatttaccgaaacaaaataaaaatttaaaaataaaaaacgaaTAAATATGTTAAACAATATAAGTAatcacaaaaaagaaaataattatatcgaaattaaagttaataaaatatcatttaagATCAATTATGTCTCAATGaaatatatttgtttataatcaattaaaaataaatattaaaaaaaattaagtatgcataaatatatttataaataaaaacaaaacaaaacaaatatttacataCGAAAATATATGGTTGATTCAAATATTTCTATAtatgaaaaaattatatttatgctccaaatataaacaaaatatgtTTTCACTTTAAAACCAATAAAATTTCTTGATTAAAAAATTGTCCTTTTGTTTTTTCATTCTTATTACATTTTAGAAACAAATGTATGTAATACACCGGTATCCCGTACGATCGTACGGGTATCCATACTAGAATTCGTGTGAACCCACgtgttattacattttttttgtatcattaaagaaaataaaattaaatatatttggaATAATATATGAATTCAAACACGAAAAAGtttgaaatttcttttgtatgtaATGATTCAAGAACATACTCTATACATTAACTTGGATGAGTTTGAAATTCAAAATGCATGAAAAAGTTAGGAGCACTCTTATGGCTTCTAATTTAAATATCAATATATAGGTTTCATTAAAATTTATCTCTTCTTGTTAGTTGTAACCTTTTGCAAAaagcctttatttattttttgaaacaaTGTCATTTTCATCAAGTTTATTTCAAACGACCTACTTTGTTCTAATCACAAGATTAGTCTTTTGTCTTAGAATAAGTTCCTTGACATTGTTTCTCTCAAATTTATTTAACTCTTACAGCATATCAAGAGACCAATATTCATCAATGAGATATTTGTTGGCAtccttgataagtgccaaaaataCGCAAAATACATAGACACTTATTATCTTATTTTACAAGAATGAATTGGAACTCGGCAATGATAGAACCTCTAATTTGTCTATAAAGTGATAAAACACTTATTTAGACTTTCCTAGATTTATTAACTAAAAATAGGTAAAAAGGTCGGGAAAACCACAATTCAACACATAAAGACTAAGCTAGTGAAAAACCCTGAAAAGCAAGTCTCACTAGGCCATGGTCATAAGCGCACGAAGCGAGCTCGGTAGGACAATTGACGCTTCAAGGCCTTCATGGTGAAGAAATTGTAAGAACAATAATTGGTTCTGCATCTAAccttatgttttgatgataacattacatgATATATTAGAGAGTAATTTATTACTCTAACGTTTTTTGTCTAGTGTGTAGATTTTGCCAACAGTTTCTAACTCTAAAGAAAATGTGTGTGATATCATCAGGCTTTGAACTCAACACATTTCGATTATGGAAGAAATCAACATGTTTACATATTTAGTCAAGTTCGAGAATGCTTCTATAACAACGATTCTGATGAACATTAATGAATGAGCTTCTGACCGAGACTCTCATGAAAGAGCTTTTGGGGCCTCCTCTAGTTCTGAGATTCTGCTGTCCAAGTTCTAAAGATTCTGAAGAAAATATTCTAGAAGAACAAGTTCTGAAGGTTCTAAAGACAAAGCTTTTGAAGAACAAGTCCTGAAGTTCCGAATACAAGGTTTCGGATGAACAAAGTTCTGAAGACTGTGAAGACTTAGGCTTTAAAGATttaaagaccaagtgctgaagactatGGAGACAAGGTTCTATTTGAACAAGTTCCTAAGACTTTGACGACTTAGGTTTTGGTGATTCAATGTTTTGATCCTTCTAAACATGCTTCAACATCTACTATCTGAAGCCTTGGAAGATTGGAAGATAAAGGATAAAATTTGGATTCACGTGAGGAAACAGTAAGTGGTATCTACTCTTCCACTACTCGGATAAGGTGTCGCTAGGTCAAGACTATTGTATCATATTGTCTACCACTCCCTCACTGACCGTTGGAACTATACAAATAGAATTGTATATTCCAATTTTACCATTCAAAAAAATTCTATTCTTCAGCTATAAAAGAAGACTTAGAAGAAGAATTCAAACAAAGTGAAGACGATAATCTGCATATTAAAAAACTTATGCTAAAATGCTGATAAAACCACTCTGATAATTTCCTTGTATAGTTTTGTAAGCAAGTGAGCTTTTGTTCGATACTTTTTTTAACACTTTTGTGTTATTtgattgtattttaaatttttctaaCATGCCTTCAAGAAGCAACTCTATTAACATAAAACTATTGTATTCAACGAGTGAAGATGATTGTTTCTTGAGAGACTAGGGATTTAGTCATAATTCATAAGAAGACATTGACAGTTAATCTTTGCGGTTTGCAACAAGTTACAATTAGTGTTTGTTGTGGTTTGCAATATTGACAGGTAGTATTTATTGTGGTTCTATAATCAGTttagttatagtggattaagtccttattgatAAGGAAAAATCACCTGGCGGCTGGACTGAAGTAATTTCATTAACagtgaaccatgataaaaatgattgtgttatttatttttgttcttgtgtTCTTGCCTTTTTGATTTGGgaagaaattatttttaaaccatGAAACCCAATTCAATAACTAACATTGCTCAATATAGATAAAAGTCTCTCTCTAGGCATAAATGGGGGTGCGCCTAGCAAGGGCCCTAAATATGTACCTATAAATAGGTGCTTAGAGTTAAGTTCAAATGGAGTTTTTGTGGAGTGATGTATTACAAAATTGGAGTAGGTTCACCTTGGTCTACAATAAAATAATTAGAGAGGGAGCCTGAAGGAGGAAACGCTACTCAAGTGACAGGGCATATAAATTCCAACCTCAGCTTTACAAGATTACTGGTACAACTATGATAAGTAAGAGTAGCTAAAAATCTCTTTGTTGGGTGTTAGATGTAGttattatattcaattattaaatAGGTAATGGTTTTTTATGTAAGTCTACTCGAGCTTTAATATTGATGACTCTTTAACTTAATGCATAATTTAGATTTGCTGCTTAAAACTTGTTTTCATGGTGTGACTTGATAATTAAAAGGTGCTTGTTATTACTAGATCCAAGATTATCATCAATTATATACTAATGCCTAGATATAGGATTAGGTTTAATATTTGCACGTATTGTTGTAGGATCGGTGGGGAGTCTTGCTGCTTCATAAATGTTGAAACTTAATGATTTATGTTGATTAATAGACCCAGATATCAACATTTAAGAAATTCATTGTTGTCATGGTATAGATACCGAGCAGATACGAATGAGGGAAATAGGATGTAATATTAATAACTTATTAGATGAGCATATTACAGAGCTATGGTTATGCATGACAAATATGTAATGACGAAATCTACCACTAGCAAGCTTTCTTATTATTAACATTGAAATTTCCATTTTACtttcaataatttattttatgtcgTTTACTTTCACGCATCAAAGCAACTATAAAACCCTTCTCTACTTAATATCTTAAGACCTATTGAAGGATCTTTAAAACCATCAGTCTCTATGGATACGATAATTATAAAACATACTTATGTGCTTGCAACCGTCCTTTTAGttaaattttcttaaaattgTCTAAACACAAATTAGAAATAAATATCTAATGTAACACTTTTGATATAAATAAGTTCAACAATTCGTAGATCGTAGGGGGTGGACCCTTAGATACATCAGCCTCAAACTAGATCTTCACCTTGGGGACGAAAGAAGAGCAATCCTTTGGTCGAGCACGGTCCCCAGAGACGTCAAAACATATTATGAGATCTAGCCTAAGGGCAAACATgatgaaataaaatcatgaaaagatcatatgatgaaataaaatcatgaaatattatAAGATGAAATTAAATAACAGAAGACCACTTGacgaaataaaatcataaaagatcGCATGATGAAATTATATCAAGGAAGCTAATGTGGCGAATAAAATTATGGAAGGATAAAGTGAAGCAAAGCAAAGGAAAAGAAAACAAGCAAGCTAAGCAAATGAATAAATTCATTAAAAAGCAAAGACATTATGTATATTATAACACTACGCCAAATAAGTTATTTAATAacactttttttgtttttgatagcgcttaaaagtgctattaaccgTGCCGCTATTGTAAACattttttgtttaatagcacTTCAAAAGCGCTATTAAAGTACTGGTTTTTAATAAGCGTTACTGAAGAGggaattttttgtgttttttgattttcttttgataGCTCTTTCAAACTAAGCGCTATTATAGGGCAtgtgtttgatagcactttcaaacaaAGTGCTAATATATACAACAGagtcaacaacaacaatttctcaAAGAGAGGAATCAACAAATCGTCTTTAGGGATTCAGTTGTGTCGTTCTTCAAAGAGAGGACATAGACGAAATTGAACAAATTGAAGAATCGATTTAGGGATTGAATTTCGTCATTCTTCACAAGAATCAGCTTTAGGGTTTGTTTTTGGGAACAGGGTAAAAAATGGAGAAGAGTGTGGTGGAACGATGGATAACCGATGGCTGGCGAGTGAGAATCGATGGTTGACAATGGTAAATCGATGGCTGGGAATCGATGATGGCTTAGGGTTACCAGAAGATGACGGTGATGATGATTTGTGGAGGGAGAAACAGGGCTCGTTTTGGTTTTCGACAATGAAAAAATTTGTGCGATAAAATGAAATGTTTCCAGGAAAAAACgtgttttggtttttattttattttattaattttattaattatatattataaaataataggcaattctttataatatatttaagtaGTAATTTTAAGTTCAATGAGAAATTTTATATAAGTATTTTATCAAAGTCAAATAACTTTTTTGAAACTAGCTTTTAtgttacaaaaatataaaaaatacccATCAATCTTAACttcatttttaaagaaaaactttttaacttgtattttttttttttataatattttttagcttaaaataattttttcctaACATTTTAACAAATTCAACAAACAACTACAATATTTATGTTCGTTTAAGGGAACTTAAAAAATGatctaaaaaattctaaaatagaaatttattttttgtttttaataatatttattcttTCTTCAatcattatattaaaaaaaagtatttatCTTAAAAATGAATTTGGTGTTTTATGGTCAACTAGCTGTGCGACATCTCTTGTACATGAGGAGTAGCATTCCCTTCCCCCGAACGtgttttgaattatttatttatttattttataaaaacaatAGCACTTTTGTATAAGCGGTAATATATAATAGTACAATAATAGCGTTTACTAAAAGTGCTATCTAAATGAATAATATTAATAGCAATTTGACAAAAGTGCTATCTTAGTGTATATTATTAATAGCATTTTGTAGAAAGCGATATCTTACTGAAGTTTAATAATAGCGTTTCTTCATAAcgtgctatcaaaatcacattGTTTGTATCCTATAATCGCGCCCGACaataaagtgctattatagatGTGTTTTTTCGTTTTTAATAGCACTttctttaaaagtgctattaaattaagcgatacaaaatatcaattttggcgtagtgtaaaaaaatattacaatatcTAAATTTGACACCAAATTACTAGCATTAGTTAACAAAGCCATGAGGCTCATTCATCATCACTGACTAGCTCCCTGTCCACGACTACCTTCTTCGGGTTCAACAACTTCTGAGGGATCTTTAGGCCAAGATATAAAAGCTCCATCTGGTTGAGACAATTCTAAATGGTAACTTGGATGACATTGATTCTATCATTGACAAAGGCATCAAAACTTCGTGTTCACCTCATCCAAGTTATCTTCATGATCTTGTACCTCCTTAGAATGGTATTACATCACTTTTTGAACGGTTTCCTCGACCTCATTGATCACGGAAACCAATTTTATATGGGTTATCTCAATGTTTTCCAACAAATTATTGACTTCTCCAAGGGTTTTCTCCTTCTCAACCAATGATTCCTTTGGGAAGAAGACTATTAAGAAAGCTTAAAAAGGGGATTGTGGGTCTCCATGTCCTTTTCAAGACCAGCAAGTTTCTCTTGGAGATGGTTCTATTAAAAAAAAGGACAAGATCGCATTTTCCTttcaaaatctctctctctctctctctctctctctctctctctctctctctctctctctctctctctctctctctctctctcatttatAAAATATCTCATGTATATGAAAACCCGAGGTAGGCTCAAAATCATATCTCGCATTTTTACTTCTCAGTCTCTTATTGATTTGAGCATTGGAGAACTAACCTTGAAAGTCCACCCACGCATCACCGTGTCGTAGATTTTTCCACCATCAAGGCTCTACTTCATCATTTGACCAAACATTTGTGGTTCTCTAAATGAACAATGGACAAATAGGAAACTTACTTCGAGTTGAAGGATATTACTATTCCTACtaagaaagagaaaaatataaaagacTCCCGAATCATTCGTCCTACCGAGAAAGCGTTCCCATTAAGTTTTTCTAAAATAGGAATCTCCCTCTATATGGATGATACTTAATTTGAGGCAAAATCATAATAAATAACTTCAAACAACTCCACAAATAGTCAATCTATCATACCGTAGATAACATCTATAAAACCCTTGAATATAAAGATTGGGATTTTATTCCTAATATGGTAAAAAATTTCACAAGTAGTCAATCTctcatgttttgttttgtttgaatatCATtcatttttaaaagatttttcttCTCCTgttttattgaatattttattttaaaaatgtaaaTGTACTTTTAGTCCCTCTATTAATGTGATTTTATTTTAGTTGTTCATTTTAAAACTCAACTTTTTGGTCTTTCATATTTACTTTCCTTAGAATTTTGTTCGCCTTTCTAATTTAGCACGTGGGGCAGttataaataagaataaaaattattcaCTGAACATAATAACTTAATTAtccaaaaatcaattttattatctTTAGTCATTACTATAACATGTGCAAAATTAGAGAGAccaataaaattttaaaagaagTAAAATTAAAACACAAAAACCTGAGTTTTAAAGTGGTATGACTAAAAGGTTAAAAACACATGAATATGGTGATAAAAAGTGTATTTAAACGAGACTTGAACTCTAGAATTTTATGTTAACATTTCAGGGTGTCCCTCAGGCCTCGACTCATTAAATGGTTGATCGggtctttttcatttttttcctcaGGTGAACAAGTTGTTAAGTTAATGAATTTCACATAAATAACACTAgtatcccaaaaaaaaaacataaatacaaaaaaaaaacaactcatcTATGATCCATCCATATAGTTTATTATCGCACTTATCAAAAGATAACATTAcatcaaaaacaaaaacattacATTTAGCCCCAAAAAAGGAAAGGCTAAATGGAAGACTCGATTCCACATGTAGTGCAGTGGCGGTACAATAACCTTGTCCCTAAATAAAGCACCCAAAATCTATCATTTAAGTTACACTTATAACACTGTTACCTAGAGCTATAAACTCTAATATTAAACTCATCTTACGTATATCCTGCCTCTCTCTTTTTCTCTATTATATTGAGTGACTGGTGTATGATTGAATCAATTAAACCCAAAGAGCTCCAGCTTTTTTAAGCATTGGAATCAAAGTGCGGTTAAGATGGAGACTCATGACTTGATTGGCTCCACCAACAAGCTCACCGCCAATGAAAACAGTTGGAACAGATGGAGAAGAACCAAGTCTTGAAAGTGCTTGTTCAATCTCTCTTCCTCTTGATATCTCATCAAGTTCATAAACTGCTGGATTCACACCAAAGTCACAAAAAAGTGTCTTTATGGTATGACTCATGCAACATGAACTCTTGCTGAATATCACCACTGGCCTCTCTGAAACCATCTTTGTTACTCTCTCCA encodes:
- the LOC131603143 gene encoding monothiol glutaredoxin-S2-like, which codes for MERVTKMVSERPVVIFSKSSCCMSHTIKTLFCDFGVNPAVYELDEISRGREIEQALSRLGSSPSVPTVFIGGELVGGANQVMSLHLNRTLIPMLKKAGALWV